DNA from Deltaproteobacteria bacterium:
CTCGCGCTGGTCGCGGGCGAGCTCACGCGCGCGCGCCGCGACGACCGCCAGCTCGATCTGTTCGGGCGTCGTCTCTAGGCCTTCGCCCCTCAAGGGGCCGCGCAGGCGCTCCGATGAGCCCCGAATCGGGGGCGGGCATGCGCAAAGAGCGACGCAAATACGCGCGGATCGCGACGGATCAGGTGATCTCGTTCTCGATGCTCGAGTCGCGCGATCAGCTGGCCGTCGGCAAGGACGTGTCGAGCGGCGGCATTCGCTTCCATGCGATCGGCTGCGAGATCAACGCGGGCGAGCGCATTCGGGTCACGTTCAACGTGGGCCGAC
Protein-coding regions in this window:
- a CDS encoding PilZ domain-containing protein; protein product: MSPESGAGMRKERRKYARIATDQVISFSMLESRDQLAVGKDVSSGGIRFHAIGCEINAGERIRVTFNVGRRTIAADGLVAWSTELDAVTLDVGLEFESLDPEVARLLDEIGEE